From the genome of Halomonas sp. 1513, one region includes:
- a CDS encoding Crp/Fnr family transcriptional regulator codes for MTSFLHAPSTNQLLAALPDAERMALMADCKTVELAFGQVLFQPGDTITHVYFPIDSFISLVAVIDSGARLEVGMAGREGMLGPSLLLGVNEIPLLALVQGSGTALRISADLFLRLLETSPTLHQRLNRYLYVVMNQLAKSGACHRFHQIEARLARWLLMAQDRANCDQLQLTHEFLAMMLGVRRAGTTLAASALQSRGLIRYHRGAVLVLDRPGLIEVACECYTEDCAIYSRILNIPGPGVG; via the coding sequence ATGACGTCTTTTTTGCACGCTCCCAGCACCAATCAACTGCTTGCTGCACTACCAGACGCTGAGCGAATGGCATTGATGGCTGACTGCAAAACCGTGGAGCTTGCTTTTGGCCAAGTGCTGTTCCAGCCCGGTGATACGATCACCCACGTATATTTCCCCATCGACAGTTTTATCTCGCTGGTGGCGGTCATCGATAGTGGCGCCCGGCTCGAAGTGGGGATGGCGGGCCGAGAAGGTATGCTGGGCCCTTCCCTGCTGCTCGGTGTCAATGAGATCCCGCTACTGGCGTTGGTTCAAGGATCGGGAACCGCCCTGCGCATCAGCGCTGACCTTTTCCTGCGGTTGCTCGAAACATCTCCTACATTGCATCAGCGGTTAAATCGGTACCTCTATGTGGTGATGAATCAACTAGCAAAATCAGGCGCCTGTCATCGCTTTCATCAGATTGAGGCAAGGCTCGCCCGCTGGCTACTGATGGCCCAGGATCGCGCCAACTGTGATCAATTGCAGCTGACCCATGAATTCCTCGCCATGATGCTCGGGGTGAGGCGTGCCGGCACTACGCTGGCGGCGTCAGCCCTGCAGAGCCGCGGCTTGATTCGTTATCACCGCGGCGCGGTCTTGGTGCTTGACCGGCCGGGCCTGATTGAAGTGGCCTGCGAGTGCTATACAGAGGACTGCGCGATATATTCCAGAATATTGAACATACCGGGTCCAGGAGTAGGTTGA
- a CDS encoding ribonuclease III yields the protein MSNPLNGFSRRVGHAFADIGLLELAMTHRSYGGQNNERLEFLGDSIVNFVIAEALFRRFPDAREGQLSRLRAQLVKGQTLAELAREFELGECLRLGSGEMKSGGHRRDSILADAVEAVIGAIYLDAGMDVAKARVLSWYAQRLEAIDLQDTQKDPKTRLQEFLQSRQSSLPRYEVLSVEGEAHAQTFTIECQVEMLEAATVGVGSSRRHAEQQAAEKALALLEPRGGRA from the coding sequence GTGAGTAACCCCTTGAATGGTTTCAGCCGCCGGGTCGGCCATGCGTTCGCCGACATTGGCCTGCTGGAGCTGGCCATGACCCACCGCAGCTATGGCGGGCAGAACAATGAGCGCCTCGAGTTTCTCGGCGACTCGATCGTCAACTTCGTCATCGCCGAGGCGCTGTTCCGGCGCTTCCCCGATGCCCGCGAGGGGCAGCTGTCGCGGCTGCGCGCCCAGCTGGTCAAGGGCCAGACCCTGGCCGAGCTGGCCCGCGAGTTCGAGCTCGGCGAATGCTTGCGGCTCGGTTCCGGCGAGATGAAGAGCGGCGGTCATCGGCGCGACTCGATCCTCGCCGACGCCGTCGAGGCGGTGATCGGAGCCATCTATCTGGATGCCGGCATGGACGTGGCCAAGGCGCGGGTGCTGTCGTGGTACGCCCAGCGTCTCGAGGCCATCGACCTGCAGGATACCCAGAAGGATCCCAAGACCCGGCTGCAGGAGTTTCTGCAGTCGCGCCAGTCGTCGTTACCGCGCTATGAAGTACTCTCGGTGGAGGGCGAGGCGCATGCCCAGACCTTCACCATCGAATGCCAGGTGGAGATGCTCGAGGCCGCCACCGTCGGCGTCGGCTCGAGCCGCCGCCATGCCGAGCAGCAGGCCGCCGAGAAGGCGCTGGCGCTGCTCGAACCGCGAGGAGGACGCGCATGA
- a CDS encoding RNA polymerase sigma factor RpoE, translating into MGTRETDQQLVERAQQGDNRAFDLLVKKYQHKIIGLIGRYVHDHAEVHDVAQEAFIKAYRALGKFRAESAFYTWMYRIAINTAKNHLVSRGRRPPGSDLDIADAEIVDHSGRLSDTETPEAAIARDQLEASVFEAIENLPEDLRTAITLRELDGLSYEDIANIMNCPVGTVRSRIFRAREAVDKHIQPLVTTARTQDMIHE; encoded by the coding sequence ATGGGCACGAGGGAAACCGATCAGCAACTCGTCGAGCGCGCCCAGCAGGGCGACAACCGGGCCTTCGATCTGCTGGTAAAGAAGTACCAGCACAAGATCATTGGTCTGATCGGCCGCTACGTGCATGATCATGCTGAAGTCCACGACGTGGCGCAGGAGGCGTTCATCAAGGCCTACCGCGCGCTGGGCAAGTTTCGTGCCGAAAGCGCCTTTTACACCTGGATGTATCGCATCGCCATCAATACCGCCAAGAATCATCTGGTGTCGCGCGGGCGGCGCCCGCCGGGCAGTGACCTCGACATCGCCGATGCCGAGATCGTCGACCACAGCGGGCGACTGTCGGATACCGAAACCCCGGAAGCGGCGATTGCCCGTGACCAGTTGGAGGCCTCCGTCTTCGAGGCCATCGAGAACCTGCCCGAGGACCTGCGCACCGCCATCACGCTGCGCGAGCTCGACGGGCTCTCCTATGAAGATATCGCCAACATCATGAATTGCCCGGTCGGCACGGTGCGTTCGCGGATCTTCCGCGCCCGGGAGGCGGTCGATAAACATATTCAGCCGCTGGTGACCACGGCACGCACCCAGGACATGATCCATGAGTGA
- a CDS encoding serine peptidase, whose amino-acid sequence MKRTTRHLSLWLLLMIAAFAWQSAQARGLPDFTELVEEAAPAVVNIASTRAVPSRSEQFGGQDIPEIFRHFFGDQFPSPPGQGRGRSQERQSLGSGFIISEDGYILTNAHVVDGADEILVRLNDRRELEAELIGADSETDVALLKVDGEGLPTLTLGNSDHLRVGEWVAAIGSPFGFDHSVTAGIVSAINRTLPRDAYVPFIQTDVAINPGNSGGPLFNLDGEVVGINSQIFTRSGGFMGVSFAIPISVAMDIADQLRDDGRVSRGWLGVVIQPVSRDLAESFGMDSPSGALIADLDPEGPAAQSGLRAGDVILEVDGEEVESSTTLPRLIGRVSPGNDVELTLMRDGEQRSQDVTVGRWPEANGEAAVEEDTSDRQARLGLRVTELDATERERLDIEGGVQVREVDPEGAAAAAGIRPGDVIVSLDQQAIDSPQRLLEVVEAIDSDRAVPVRLYRDGRSLFVALRLDASE is encoded by the coding sequence ATGAAACGCACGACACGACATCTATCGCTGTGGTTGCTATTGATGATAGCCGCCTTCGCCTGGCAGTCCGCTCAGGCTCGCGGCCTTCCGGACTTTACCGAACTGGTGGAAGAGGCCGCGCCCGCCGTGGTCAATATCGCCAGCACCCGCGCGGTACCGTCGCGTAGCGAGCAGTTCGGTGGCCAGGACATTCCTGAGATATTCCGCCACTTCTTCGGCGATCAGTTCCCGAGTCCGCCGGGGCAGGGGCGTGGCCGTAGCCAGGAGCGCCAGTCGCTGGGATCGGGTTTCATCATCAGCGAGGACGGCTATATTCTGACCAACGCCCACGTGGTCGATGGCGCCGACGAGATTCTGGTGCGACTCAATGATCGCCGCGAACTCGAGGCCGAGTTGATCGGGGCGGATAGCGAGACCGACGTGGCGCTGCTCAAGGTGGACGGCGAGGGCCTGCCAACTCTGACGCTGGGCAACTCCGATCATCTGCGTGTCGGTGAGTGGGTCGCCGCCATCGGTTCGCCGTTCGGCTTCGATCATTCGGTGACCGCGGGCATCGTCAGTGCCATCAACCGCACCTTGCCGCGCGATGCCTACGTGCCGTTCATCCAGACCGACGTGGCGATCAACCCGGGCAACTCCGGTGGCCCGCTGTTCAATCTCGACGGTGAAGTGGTGGGTATCAACTCGCAGATCTTTACCCGCAGCGGCGGCTTCATGGGCGTGTCTTTCGCCATTCCGATCAGCGTGGCGATGGACATCGCCGACCAGCTGCGCGATGACGGCCGTGTCAGCCGCGGTTGGCTGGGCGTGGTTATCCAGCCGGTATCTCGAGATCTGGCCGAGTCGTTCGGCATGGATAGCCCGAGCGGTGCCTTGATTGCCGACCTCGACCCGGAAGGCCCGGCCGCCCAAAGCGGTCTGCGTGCCGGCGACGTGATTCTCGAAGTCGACGGCGAGGAAGTCGAGTCATCCACCACGCTGCCGCGCCTGATCGGTCGGGTCAGCCCGGGCAATGACGTCGAGCTGACCTTGATGCGCGATGGCGAGCAGCGCTCGCAGGACGTTACCGTGGGTCGCTGGCCGGAGGCCAACGGCGAGGCTGCTGTCGAAGAGGATACCAGCGATCGTCAGGCGCGCCTGGGCCTGCGCGTGACCGAGCTGGATGCCACCGAGCGCGAGCGCCTCGACATCGAGGGCGGCGTCCAGGTCCGCGAGGTCGACCCCGAAGGGGCCGCCGCCGCCGCAGGTATTCGTCCCGGCGACGTGATCGTTTCGCTGGACCAGCAGGCCATCGATTCACCGCAGCGGCTGCTCGAGGTCGTCGAGGCCATCGACAGTGATCGCGCCGTGCCGGTGCGGCTCTATCGAGACGGCCGCTCGCTGTTCGTGGCACTGCGCCTCGACGCCAGCGAGTGA
- a CDS encoding signal peptidase I, whose product MDFSLLLVVAVAVTGVIWLLDVVWWGRARRARLAAVEAENGEPLDEASRRKLAREPWPVDYSRSFFPVLLVVLVLRSFVVEPFQIPSGSMRPTLEVGDFILVNKFTYGLRLPVIHTRLVEMNEPERGDVMVFRFPQEPSINFIKRVVGLPGDSIRYEGKQLYVNGERVPNSLLETDPSEQPGEELLEELLGAQAHQIYNNPRDPGPQMRELEVPEGHYFTMGDNRDHSNDSRYWGFVPEENIVGQAFAVWMHWDGGLPSFGSVRRIH is encoded by the coding sequence ATGGATTTTTCGCTGTTGCTGGTGGTGGCCGTGGCGGTCACCGGTGTGATCTGGTTGCTGGATGTGGTCTGGTGGGGGCGCGCGCGACGTGCGCGGCTGGCGGCGGTGGAAGCCGAAAACGGCGAGCCCCTCGATGAAGCGTCGCGGCGCAAGCTGGCCCGCGAGCCGTGGCCGGTCGACTATTCGCGCTCGTTCTTTCCAGTGCTGCTTGTAGTGCTGGTGCTGAGAAGCTTCGTGGTCGAGCCGTTTCAGATTCCCTCGGGCTCGATGCGCCCGACCCTGGAGGTGGGCGATTTCATTCTGGTCAACAAGTTCACCTACGGCCTGCGGCTGCCGGTGATCCACACGCGTCTGGTCGAGATGAACGAGCCCGAGCGCGGTGACGTGATGGTGTTCCGTTTTCCCCAGGAGCCGTCGATCAACTTCATCAAGCGCGTGGTGGGGTTGCCGGGCGACAGCATTCGCTACGAAGGCAAGCAGCTCTACGTCAACGGCGAGCGGGTGCCGAACAGTCTGCTCGAGACCGACCCCAGCGAGCAGCCCGGCGAGGAGCTGCTCGAAGAGCTGCTCGGTGCCCAGGCCCACCAGATCTACAACAATCCCCGCGACCCCGGGCCGCAGATGCGCGAACTGGAGGTGCCGGAGGGGCACTATTTCACCATGGGCGACAACCGCGACCACTCCAACGACAGCCGCTACTGGGGGTTCGTGCCCGAGGAGAACATCGTCGGCCAGGCGTTTGCGGTGTGGATGCACTGGGACGGTGGCCTACCCAGCTTCGGCTCGGTGCGGCGCATACACTGA
- a CDS encoding elongation factor 4, whose product MSNSESRSKISHIRNFSIIAHIDHGKSTLSDRIIQICGGLSDRELKEQVLDSMDIERERGITIKAQSVTLDYHAEDGNTYQLNFIDTPGHVDFSYEVSRSLYACEGALLVVDAAQGVEAQSVANCYTAVEQGLEVLPVLNKMDLPQADPDKVAQEIEEIIGLDATDACQVSAKSGLGMEALLERLVRDIPPPKGDPDGPLQALIVDSWFDNYLGVVSLVRLFDGTLKKGEKIRINSTGRDWQVNEVGIFTPQRRETGVLRAGEVGFVVAGIKEIQGAPVGDTITHTKTPNVPRLPGFQKVKPQVYAGMFPVSADDYEDFRDALEKLALNDASLEYEPENSDALGFGFRVGFLGTLHMEIIQERLEREYDLDLLTTAPTVVYELAMDNGEVSYVSNPSKLPDMANVDEMREPIVRASILVPQEFVGNVIAECEQRRGTQLDMQFLGNQIQLVYELPMSEVVMDFFDRLKSISKGYASLDYNFERFEAARLVRLDVLINGDKVDALAAIIHRDHAHGRGRLLVEKMKELIPRQMFDVAIQAAIGGQVVARSTVKALRKNVTAKCYGGDVSRKKKLLEKQKAGKKRMKQVGKVEIPQDAFLAVLKVND is encoded by the coding sequence ATGTCTAATAGTGAAAGCCGTAGCAAAATCAGCCACATACGGAATTTCTCGATCATCGCTCACATCGACCACGGCAAATCTACGCTGTCTGATCGGATCATCCAGATCTGCGGCGGGCTGAGCGACCGTGAGCTCAAGGAGCAGGTGCTCGATTCGATGGATATCGAACGCGAGCGGGGCATTACCATCAAGGCCCAGTCGGTGACCCTCGACTACCACGCCGAGGACGGCAACACCTACCAGCTCAACTTCATCGATACCCCGGGGCACGTCGATTTCTCCTACGAGGTGTCGCGCTCGCTCTACGCCTGTGAGGGCGCGCTGCTGGTGGTCGATGCCGCCCAGGGCGTCGAGGCGCAGTCGGTGGCCAACTGCTATACCGCCGTCGAGCAGGGGCTCGAGGTACTGCCGGTGCTCAACAAGATGGATCTGCCCCAGGCCGACCCCGACAAGGTCGCCCAGGAGATCGAGGAGATCATCGGCCTCGATGCCACCGACGCCTGCCAGGTCTCGGCCAAGAGCGGGCTGGGCATGGAGGCGCTGCTCGAGCGCCTGGTACGCGACATTCCGCCGCCCAAGGGGGATCCCGATGGGCCGCTGCAGGCGCTGATCGTCGACTCCTGGTTCGACAACTACCTCGGGGTGGTGTCGCTGGTGCGGCTGTTCGACGGCACCCTGAAAAAGGGCGAGAAGATTCGCATCAATTCCACCGGGCGCGACTGGCAGGTCAACGAAGTGGGGATCTTTACCCCGCAGCGTCGCGAGACCGGCGTATTGCGTGCCGGCGAGGTGGGCTTCGTGGTGGCCGGGATCAAGGAGATCCAGGGTGCGCCGGTGGGCGATACCATCACCCACACCAAGACCCCTAACGTGCCGCGGTTACCCGGTTTTCAGAAGGTCAAGCCGCAGGTCTACGCCGGCATGTTCCCGGTCAGCGCCGACGACTACGAAGACTTCCGCGATGCCCTCGAGAAGCTGGCACTCAACGACGCCTCGCTGGAGTACGAGCCGGAAAACTCCGACGCCCTGGGCTTCGGCTTCCGGGTCGGTTTCCTCGGCACCCTGCACATGGAGATCATCCAGGAGCGTCTCGAGCGCGAGTACGATCTCGACCTGCTGACCACCGCGCCGACCGTGGTCTACGAGCTGGCCATGGACAACGGCGAGGTGAGCTACGTCTCCAATCCCTCCAAGCTGCCCGACATGGCCAACGTCGACGAGATGCGCGAGCCGATCGTGCGTGCCAGCATCCTGGTGCCCCAGGAGTTCGTCGGCAACGTCATCGCCGAGTGCGAGCAGCGCCGCGGCACCCAGCTCGACATGCAGTTCCTGGGTAACCAGATCCAGCTGGTCTACGAGCTGCCGATGTCCGAGGTGGTGATGGACTTCTTCGATCGCCTGAAATCGATCTCCAAGGGCTACGCCTCGCTGGACTACAACTTCGAACGCTTCGAGGCCGCCAGGCTGGTGCGTCTCGACGTCCTCATCAACGGCGACAAGGTCGATGCCCTGGCGGCGATCATTCATCGCGACCATGCGCATGGCCGCGGGCGCCTGCTGGTCGAGAAGATGAAGGAGCTGATCCCGCGGCAGATGTTCGACGTGGCCATCCAGGCTGCCATCGGTGGCCAGGTGGTGGCTCGCTCCACCGTCAAGGCACTGCGCAAGAACGTTACCGCCAAGTGTTACGGCGGTGATGTATCCCGCAAGAAGAAGCTGCTCGAGAAGCAGAAGGCGGGCAAGAAACGCATGAAGCAGGTCGGCAAGGTGGAAATTCCCCAGGATGCCTTCCTCGCCGTGCTCAAGGTGAATGACTAG
- a CDS encoding GTPase Era, whose amino-acid sequence MTQRCGFVAIVGRPNVGKSTLMNRILGQKISITSRRPQTTRHQVMGIKTEGDDQVIYVDTPGMHIMSKDRNKAINRFMNQAASQALRDVDCVVFIVDRTRWMPEDQVVLDKLTHVKAPVILAVNKVDWLEDKASLLPWLEEVGAKRDFAAILPLSAKHGSNVPELEAEVAKHLPESIHYYPDDQVTDRTQRFLAAELVREKVMRQLGDELPYQMTVEIEEFRETDRVTHISALILVERQGQKKILIGENGERIKSIGREARLDMERALGGKVMLNLWVKVKRGWSDDERALKSLGYHLD is encoded by the coding sequence ATGACCCAGCGCTGTGGTTTCGTGGCCATCGTCGGCCGTCCCAACGTCGGCAAGTCGACGCTGATGAACCGTATTCTCGGCCAGAAGATTTCCATCACCTCGCGGCGTCCGCAGACCACGCGCCATCAGGTGATGGGGATCAAGACCGAGGGCGACGACCAGGTCATCTACGTCGATACCCCGGGCATGCACATCATGTCCAAGGATCGCAACAAGGCCATCAACCGTTTCATGAACCAGGCCGCCAGCCAGGCGCTGCGCGACGTCGACTGCGTGGTGTTCATCGTCGACCGCACCCGCTGGATGCCCGAAGACCAGGTGGTGCTCGACAAGCTGACCCACGTCAAGGCGCCGGTGATCCTGGCGGTCAACAAGGTCGACTGGCTGGAGGACAAGGCCAGCCTGCTGCCGTGGCTCGAGGAGGTCGGCGCCAAGCGCGACTTCGCGGCGATCCTGCCGCTGTCGGCCAAGCACGGCAGCAACGTGCCGGAGCTCGAGGCCGAGGTCGCCAAGCACCTGCCGGAGAGCATCCACTACTATCCCGATGATCAGGTCACCGACCGTACCCAGCGCTTCCTGGCCGCCGAGCTGGTGCGCGAAAAGGTCATGCGTCAGCTCGGCGACGAGCTGCCGTACCAGATGACGGTGGAGATCGAGGAGTTTCGCGAGACCGACCGCGTCACGCATATCAGCGCGCTGATCCTGGTCGAGCGGCAGGGCCAGAAGAAGATCCTGATCGGCGAGAACGGCGAGCGCATCAAGAGCATCGGCCGCGAGGCGCGTCTCGACATGGAGCGCGCGCTGGGCGGCAAGGTGATGCTCAACCTGTGGGTCAAGGTCAAGCGAGGCTGGTCGGACGACGAGCGTGCGCTGAAGAGCCTGGGCTACCACCTGGACTGA
- a CDS encoding anti-sigma factor, whose amino-acid sequence MDQQARESLSALMDDEGDELELRRVLKSLEGHSDDADAWRRYHLARSLMQRDRDVDVSTDLSAGIMARIAEEPLPAIEKPLARKRSGLSFTGSAAIAAAVSLMVITGVQVYHGSDADGTASQPTLAGGSGAEGAAQAVPATAGAGNAGASVSRPSLVDLPMFQAPAQGGSSGVMTVGASAEMPMFMAPSSRQSQRGDQEQAQLLQSYLDRHAEGAAYRSGDAWMPLLRASGLETLGQR is encoded by the coding sequence ATGGATCAACAGGCACGAGAGTCGTTATCTGCTCTGATGGATGACGAGGGTGATGAGCTCGAGCTGCGTCGCGTGCTCAAGTCGCTCGAGGGTCATAGCGATGATGCCGACGCCTGGCGTCGCTACCATCTTGCCCGTAGCCTCATGCAGCGCGATCGTGATGTCGATGTCAGCACCGATCTCTCAGCAGGCATCATGGCCAGGATCGCGGAAGAGCCGCTGCCCGCCATCGAGAAGCCGTTGGCGCGCAAGCGCAGTGGCTTGTCGTTTACCGGTAGCGCGGCGATCGCCGCCGCCGTCTCGCTGATGGTGATTACCGGGGTGCAGGTCTATCACGGCAGCGACGCAGATGGCACGGCCAGTCAGCCGACGCTGGCCGGTGGCAGCGGTGCCGAAGGGGCCGCCCAGGCGGTGCCGGCCACCGCGGGGGCGGGTAACGCCGGCGCCTCGGTCTCGCGCCCGTCACTGGTCGACCTGCCTATGTTCCAGGCTCCCGCCCAGGGTGGCAGCAGCGGCGTGATGACCGTGGGGGCCTCCGCCGAGATGCCAATGTTCATGGCGCCCAGTTCGCGACAGTCCCAGCGTGGCGATCAGGAGCAGGCGCAGCTGCTGCAGTCTTATCTCGACCGTCATGCCGAGGGCGCGGCCTATCGCAGCGGTGACGCCTGGATGCCGCTGCTGCGCGCATCGGGACTCGAGACCCTGGGTCAGCGTTGA
- a CDS encoding Crp/Fnr family transcriptional regulator yields MLKSRDIQQNMLLNLLPTEELGRLLPDLEKVELTIGQSVCESGEKITHAYFPLDSIVSLLYVTENGSSTEIAVVGHEGIIGVPLFMGGNTSPNRAVVQSAGHAYRLKAHLLKDEFNRAGPLQRLLLRFTQALLTQMAQTAVCNRHHCLDQQLCRWLLLSIDRLPDAKLNMTQELISNMLGVRREGVTESAGKLQKSGLISYNRGLITVLDRAGLEERVCECYAVVKEEYDRLLNHDSVAIITKRPMPRRQA; encoded by the coding sequence ATGCTTAAATCGCGTGATATTCAGCAAAACATGTTGCTGAACTTGCTGCCGACGGAGGAGCTGGGACGCCTGCTGCCGGATCTTGAAAAGGTGGAACTGACAATAGGTCAATCGGTGTGTGAATCCGGAGAAAAGATTACCCATGCCTACTTTCCGCTCGACTCCATCGTCTCGTTGCTATACGTGACGGAGAATGGTTCCTCAACAGAAATTGCCGTGGTCGGCCATGAAGGAATTATCGGCGTACCGCTCTTCATGGGCGGTAATACCTCCCCCAACCGAGCCGTTGTCCAGAGCGCCGGGCACGCTTACCGCCTGAAAGCTCACCTGCTCAAAGACGAGTTCAACCGCGCCGGCCCATTGCAGCGATTGCTACTGCGCTTCACCCAGGCCCTGCTAACGCAGATGGCACAGACAGCGGTATGCAATCGTCATCACTGCCTCGACCAGCAGCTATGTCGCTGGCTGCTTCTCAGCATCGACCGATTGCCGGACGCCAAGCTGAACATGACCCAGGAACTGATCTCCAATATGCTCGGCGTTCGCCGTGAGGGGGTGACCGAGTCGGCGGGAAAGCTCCAGAAATCGGGGTTGATCTCCTACAACCGTGGACTTATCACGGTATTAGACAGGGCGGGGCTGGAGGAGCGTGTCTGCGAGTGCTATGCGGTGGTCAAGGAAGAGTACGATCGCCTGCTCAATCACGATAGCGTGGCCATCATAACCAAAAGACCTATGCCCAGGCGTCAAGCCTAA